In Candidatus Bathyarchaeia archaeon, the sequence AGGGAGCCGATCTGGTAAAAATTAGAAATTTGGCTACTAGACCCTAGCTTTTATATAATAGGATGGCGAATTCAAGATTTTTAGGGATTTTTCAATTTTTCGATAACTATTTTTTGGATATCTTGTGAAACCTCCATTATTGGGCGATTTCCATCAACCATTATAAGTTTTCCCTCCTTAACAAGATTCATGTAAACATCTCTAACTTTCTCTTGCACTTCAAGAGATTCCATAACAGACCTCACCCTCTTCTTTTTAAGGCGTTCCATGATGACTTCGATTGGAACTTCTAGATATATTGCTAAATCTGGTCTTGGAACCATCTTATTTATCTCTTTTATCCATTCAACATCGAGTCCGGCTGCACCTTGATACGCTAATGAAGAGTAGACGTATCTATCTGAAACAACTATCTTTCCATCATTAAGTAATGGTTTTATCTCCCTCTCAACATGGTCAATTCTATCCGCAGCAAATAGAAGGGCTTCTACTGAAATCGATACACGTTCTCGCCTCTGGAGGATATAGCGCCTTATGAACCTGCCAATTTCACCATTACTGGGCTCGGTTGTGTAAACCGCATCAAAACCCTTATTCCTAAGGGATTCAACTAGAAGACGTGATTGTGTTGTCTTTCCACTTTTGTCAAGCCCCTCTATACAAATTAATAATCCCCTCTTCATCTTTCAGTTCAGCCCCCTTAAACCAAAAATACTTTATGCTCAGCTTATTAATTATCATTTTTAGCGCACCTAGAAAAATTAATTGCTATGGAGATTAATATGGAGGGGAATATTGGGAGATGTTTAAATTTAGTAGAGAACAGATTACTTTTGAAATAGCGGGTA encodes:
- the tmk gene encoding dTMP kinase: MKRGLLICIEGLDKSGKTTQSRLLVESLRNKGFDAVYTTEPSNGEIGRFIRRYILQRRERVSISVEALLFAADRIDHVEREIKPLLNDGKIVVSDRYVYSSLAYQGAAGLDVEWIKEINKMVPRPDLAIYLEVPIEVIMERLKKKRVRSVMESLEVQEKVRDVYMNLVKEGKLIMVDGNRPIMEVSQDIQKIVIEKLKNP